The following DNA comes from Candidatus Binataceae bacterium.
GCAGCCTTGGAGAATTGCGCCGCGCACCCGCCATCGCTTGCCCGTCGATCTGCCCGGCCTGCTGCTCAATAACGTCAGCGTTCGAGCCTTCAACGAGCTGTATTATCGGGTTCAGCGCCATGGCGCCGGCACCCACATCAGCGACTACGACAGTTTCTTCTACCCACTGGATTCGATCGAACAATGGAACCGCTTGTACGGGCGGCGGGGTTTCGTGCAGTACCAATGCGTATGGCCGTTGGCCAACGGCCGAAAGGCGCTCATCGAGCTACTCGACGCTATCAGCCATAGCCGGCGCGGCTCCTTTCTCGCCGTGCTCAAGCGCTTTGGGCCGCAGGAGGGGATTCTGTCGTTCCCGATGGAGGGATACACATTGGCCCTGGACTTTCCGATGCGCCGCGGCCTGCTGGAGTTTCTGGAGCAGCTCGATAGGCTGATCGTGGCTCACGGGGGCCGGGTCTATCTGGCCAAAGACGCCCGTTTGCAGCCCGCGCAACTGCGCCAGATGTATCCCGAGCTGCCCCGCTTCCGCGCGATCCGCGACCGTCTCGATCCCGACCATCGCTTGGCCTCCAGCCTGAGCCGTCGGTTGGAGATCGATCGGGCTTAAGCTCATGGACAAGATCCTCATACTGGGCGCCACCTCGATCATCGCGCGCGAGCTGGCGCTGCAATTCGCCCGCGCCGGCGCGCGCTTGTGCCTGGCGGCGCGCGACCACGACGAGCTGGAGCGCATCGGCGCAGACCTGCGCTTGCGCACCGCCGCCACCATCCATCAGCTTTGCTTCGATGCCACCGAGTTCGCTTCCCACTCAACGCTGATCGCGCAGGCCGCCGCCGCGCTGGAGGGATTGGACGGGGTGGTGCTTTGTTTCGGCGAAATGGGCAATCAGGACGACGCCGAACGTGATCCGGCTGCCGCGCTGGCTATCGTCAATGCCAACTATGCGGGCGCGGTTTCGCTTTTGACTTTGGCCGCCAACCGCCTTGAGCGGCAGGGCCACGGGTTCATAATCGTGATCGGATCGGTGGCGGGAGAACGCGGCCGCCGGCCCAATTACATTTACGGCAGCGCCAAGGGCGCATTGGCGCTGTTTAGCCAGGGCTTGCGCGCCCGGTTGCGCCCCAAGG
Coding sequences within:
- a CDS encoding SDR family NAD(P)-dependent oxidoreductase — its product is MDKILILGATSIIARELALQFARAGARLCLAARDHDELERIGADLRLRTAATIHQLCFDATEFASHSTLIAQAAAALEGLDGVVLCFGEMGNQDDAERDPAAALAIVNANYAGAVSLLTLAANRLERQGHGFIIVIGSVAGERGRRPNYIYGSAKGALALFSQGLRARLRPKGVTVMTVKLGLVDTRMSWGRKGPKGITPAAAAAAIYRDFRRGHLVVFVPAIWRPIMAIVRLIPERIFQRLSF